ACTTCCTACTAGACACCAATATCATTCACAACAGTTTATTCCTCTGCCCGAGTTTGGAGCAAACATCAGCCAGGAAAGCGAAGAAAGTTGCAAAGAAGCACATTAGCCACGACAATATGAGCACTGCCCAGTCCCACATATCTTTCTTCGGAAAGTGACCCCTATCCGATACAAGCAACGCTCTATAAACAGCTTCAGATAAGGCATAGGCTGTGACAGGGTCTGATTCTTCTGCAAGATATCCATATTGTGTGAGGCACACAATATCATACACCCCAGTTGTCTCTGACACACCTAGCCATTCACATATCTTTAGCCGGCCCTCGATCCTCTCCTCTGTCGATAACATGTCTCCGTGTGTTAAGATCAGTAGAGGGTTCTCATCTGCAGCCCCAATTGATCCAACACTTATTATATCACTGATATGAGAATCTATTGCTCATTACCCTAGCAGATATGCCACAGTTACAAGATTTTCCCcctaaaagaataataaagtgTTTAACAGATTCAAACGCAAAAGTTTCTAAGCAATAGAGACAACATTATCAGTTAGCAAATGTGTATTTCAACTGGCCAGGCCAATGGTAGGTCGTCTGTCCAAGATGATATGACCTTCAAAATGAACACCCCGAGTCCTGACTTAGTGGAAAATCAATTACTTTAAGAAAGGCTAAGGATCAgatggtaaaaatatttttgtcatcaaTAAAGTTTAGAAGAAACTTCAGTGAATCACTTTGATAATTATGTTTTACAGAGTAGGTCTCCTGTTGTGCTCATTGAATAGTGCTTCAGATTATAATGTTTGCTGTGAAAATGAGTTCTGCACTTCAATATCATAATTATTACGATGTTTAATCATATGGAACCAATTTAGGTGGTCAAAAAATCTTGCTAGGTTGCATACTTGAGACagaagtagaaaaaataaacgaactttaaaattatagaGGTCTTACTGGTTTTTTTAAGAACAGGACAGCACAAGAGTTCTCTGATGGCCTCCAGTGGCTTGAAATCACCTGCTTTTGAAGCTCCATAGATCTCTGCTATATTAGCCACCACCATTGCATAGTTCACTCTCCTTTTGAGGAATCTTGAAGATGAAGTCATGGAGTGATTTTCCATATCATCATTGTTCAATGCACCATCTCCCAACCTCAAGCATAGCTGATTATGATGAACACCATCAGTCATCCAACTCGACAATTCTTCAAGATTCTCACCCATTTCATCATAATTAAAGCCCCTTGAATCATACACACAAAACCCGCTTTGCATAGACCTCAACACATTATGCTCTTTCATAAGCATAGAGGTGAAATCGGAAGATCTCCCTGCAACAGAAAACAGAATACTACTTCAATGATCCGTTATCTTGAATCAGTACAATTCAAACATCTTTGAGTACTTTTTGGGCACAAAAATGGCATACCACAAGCAAAACTAGAACTTATAAAGCAGTGGCTTACCTAGTGATGTTTCAACGAATGGTATAAGACCAGAGCGCCCAAGAACACTGTACATAAGGTTCACGAGTGAGCTTTTGCCTGAACCAGTAAAACCCAGCAAGAGAATTGTAATAGTTGGAGGAATGTCCATGTCTTCCTTGTTGATCCCCCCCGTAGGCACCCAAAAATCACCAGAACGATACGTGAAAAGCTTGTGCCGAAGCTCGTTCAGCCCGTCAGGTGCAACCAAAGCCAACCTTTCCATCTCCCTTAGCACTTTAAGCCTAGGTGTTAGGCTTGAGACATTTGGGAGGTCAAACTTGAGCTTGACACATTCATCAAACTTGGCAGCTGAACGCCACCAACAATGAACCATTTTCGATAACCCATACTCATCTTCCTCTCCTTCATCAAACGAAGACAGTCGGCTTTTCATCTCTTCggaattcttgaatttttgcaATGATGGTGACTTGTCGTGGATTCAAAAGCTGtatgtgtgtgagagagaggagTTTTTGGTTCTCGTTCCTGATTCCACTGTTGCTAAAATTCAATACATACAGACAAAAAGAGTCATGGATGCAGGCTTTCTTTGTCCAGACCCAACTGAGCAGGAGGATAAGTACAATCTTTTTCACGGGTTGGCCAGTCGACGTCAGGAAAGGGTTGCTTCCTAGCTCTTTCGCGTAACAgcatttttaaatttggaataTGTGTACGGAAATACCCATGTGGTAAGAAGTCCataaatacaaaaacaattAGTGCAGGTttgataatcaaaataaaatataaaatttttatcttatcttattttattattatatttttttaaaatttttatataaaatataataaataatttaatttttttaaattttaatatatttttttttaaattttaaaataataataatattaaaatataatattttaaactttaaaataaaatataaaattcttatctcatttttcaaacttGCCGATGGGTACACAGTACACTGAAGTAGTAATGTTTTGAATAATTCGTATTGGTACGTATCTTCATCCAATCACGCATGCAGATGATCTGATCGCAGAAACGTCCACCCAGAACTTAAAAACCCTCTGGGATTTACCAACGGCTAATTTATTTAAAGTACCTTCGTCCATTGGAAAGATACTGTGCATGGATATATAGCTAGCGTTGCTTCTCAGATGCATTTCTGATCACTCCCTGGCCACGATTTTCTCTTCAGATTATTCTACATTTGTTTTGACATTGGGTGACGCCATCTGCAGTCGCGAAATGGCCAATTTAATTGTGGGTGAGGAAGTAGATCATCATGTGCAAACTGTTCAGCCTGTACTGGTTAAAGCCAAAAGGCCATCAACTGTAACGATATAAGGCTTGTGGTGTCAACTTCAGTGTCGGAGATGAAGGAGAACTTTATAAGCGCACTCA
This sequence is a window from Juglans regia cultivar Chandler unplaced genomic scaffold, Walnut 2.0 Scaffold_689, whole genome shotgun sequence. Protein-coding genes within it:
- the LOC109003785 gene encoding uncharacterized protein LOC109003785, with the protein product MKSRLSSFDEGEEDEYGLSKMVHCWWRSAAKFDECVKLKFDLPNVSSLTPRLKVLREMERLALVAPDGLNELRHKLFTYRSGDFWVPTGGINKEDMDIPPTITILLLGFTGSGKSSLVNLMYSVLGRSGLIPFVETSLGRSSDFTSMLMKEHNVLRSMQSGFCVYDSRGFNYDEMGENLEELSSWMTDGVHHNQLCLRLGDGALNNDDMENHSMTSSSRFLKRRVNYAMVVANIAEIYGASKAGDFKPLEAIRELLCCPVLKKTNENPLLILTHGDMLSTEERIEGRLKICEWLGVSETTGVYDIVCLTQYGYLAEESDPVTAYALSEAVYRALLVSDRGHFPKKDMWDWAVLILSWLMCFFATFFAFLADVCSKLGQRNKLL